In Candidatus Persebacteraceae bacterium Df01, the genomic window AACCATCTCCCTGCTGATAATCAGCAGGAGCGGCAACCAATCCACCATATAACCCCGTTCCCACCAGAGCAATAAACAACGCCGCCAACCACGGTCGCATAACATCCGCCAGACGGTAAAAATCACGCGGTGAACCCAAACGATAAATAGCGCGCCACATAGGTTAGCGAAACCCAGAACCCAACCGCAGTGCCGTAGCAGTAGCGATGGGTAGTACGGTCAAAGACAGCATGAACAACGCCGCCAGCAATAACAGTGGCGCGGCGGGAGTCACAGCAGTAACCGTTGCGGCCGCAAAGATAACTGCTGGCAAACACAGTGGCAAAGCCAACAACGCGCCCAAAAAATGACTACGGCGAGCACCCGTAAGCAGTGCCGCACAAAATGCCGCCAGCAAGCTAAAAATCCCAGTGCCTAAAGGTAAAGTAAGTAATAACACGCCCAGCGAATCAGCAGGTAACTGCAACCATACGCCCAACAATGGCGCAAGCAACACCAGCGGCGCACAATAAGCAAGCCAGTGAGCGGCGGTTTTGGCCAAAACGGCCAGCACCAACGGCTGCGGAGAAAGTAGCAATTGCTCTAAAACGCCGTCCTCGGCGTCACTGCGAAAAATAGCATCCTGTGACAGCAAAGATGACAGCAGCGCCAACGACCAAATAACTCCCGGCGCAATACGGCGCAGCGTATCAGGTTCGGGACCGACGGCGAGAGGAAACACCGC contains:
- the ccmB gene encoding heme exporter protein CcmB, with amino-acid sequence MLLRRDLLLAARNPGDWLTPLIFFLLVAAVFPLAVGPEPDTLRRIAPGVIWSLALLSSLLSQDAIFRSDAEDGVLEQLLLSPQPLVLAVLAKTAAHWLAYCAPLVLLAPLLGVWLQLPADSLGVLLLTLPLGTGIFSLLAAFCAALLTGARRSHFLGALLALPLCLPAVIFAAATVTAVTPAAPLLLLAALFMLSLTVLPIATATALRLGSGFR